From the genome of Streptomyces spinoverrucosus:
GTACGGCGTCCGGGGCCACCACTGTCGGGCCGGGAACGGCGGCGAACCGGTCCGCACCGGCCGCGTCCGTGACGACCACGGTCAGGCCCGCGGCGTCCACGACCTGGCGGATGCGCCGGTCCGGGTGCTCGACGTCCAACGGCACATACGCGGCACCGGCCTTGAGGACGGCGAGCAGGGCCACGGACAGATCGAGCGAGCGCTCCAGCAGGACGCCGACGAACGTGCCCCGGGCCACGCCGTGCTCGCGCAGCGCGGCCGCCAGGCGCGCCGCCCGCTCGTCCAGGGCGCGGTAGCTCAGCTCGGCCCCGTCGTGGCGCACCGCGATCTCCTCGGGGCGCAGCCGCACCTGTTCGGCGACCAGCGAGTGCAGCAGGTGGGGGCGGTCGCTGTAGTCCCGCTCGGTGGCGTTCCAGGAGGCGATCAGCGCGTGTTCGGCGGGCGAGAGCAGATCCGCGTCCAGGTACGGGCTGTGCGGCGAGTGGGCCATGGCGGCGAGGGCGGCGGCGTAGTGGCCGTGGAAAGCGGTGATCTGGTCGTCGTCGAACCGGGCGGCGTCATAGCGCAGTCCGAGCGTGAGGTCGCCGTCGCCACTCGCGAGGGCGAACTCGGCGCCGAAGGGGAAGTTCGTCGGCGCCTCGCCCTGGGCGTCCAGGACGTCGACAGCACCGTCGTACGTTCCGGTGTTCTCCACGTGGAAGTGCGTGAAGTTGAAGAAGTGCTCGAAGAGTTCCGCGCCGTCGTGCAGCCGCATGATCTCCTGGAGCGGGAAACGGCGGTGCGGCTGGATGTCGATGTCCTGCCGTGCGGTGCGCTCGATCAGATCGATCCAGCTGCCGCCGGTCGAACGGGAGCGGAACGGCAGGGTGTTGAGGAAGACGCCCAGGGTCAGTTCGGCGTCGCGGTCCTCGCCGCGGCCGTTGTGGACGACGCCGGTGACCACGTCGTCGCTGCCGCCGAGCAGGCCCATCACGCGCAGGTGGGCGGCGAGCAGGACGGTGCGCAGCGGTACGTCGAGGCGGGCCGCGAGCGCCGTGAGGGCGGCGGTCACCTCGGGGGCGACGGGGGCCTCGGCGAAGCGCATGTCGCTGTCGCGGTCCTGGCCGATGGCCCGTACCGGGCGGGGCAGCCGGGTCGAGGCGGCGTCCGCCAGCTCCCTTCGCCAGTACGCGGCGCTGTCCTCGTCGGCGAGCGCGGCGGCCTCCAGGGCGACGTAGTCGCGGAAGCGGGCGGCGGGCGGGGCGACGCCGGGGGCGAGGGCGCCGGTGAGAGCGGCGGCGTAGCGGGTGAGGAGCTCCGTGAACAGGGAGCGTTCGCTCCAGCCGTCGAGGATCGCGTGGTGCTCGGTGATGAACAGCTGCTGGGTGTCGTCGGACAGGCGCTGGACGTGGAAGCGGATCAGCGGGGCGCGCTGCCCGTCGAACGGCTCGGCCTGTTCCTGGGCGGCACGCCGGTCGACCGCCGCCTGTTGCCGGGCGTCGGTCAGGTGGGTGAGGTCCTCGAAGGTGACGGGAGCGCTCACCCGGTGGTGCACCACCTGTACGGGCACGGAGCAGGTGTGCAGGTCGAAGGAGGTCCGCAGGATGTCGTGGCGGCCGATAGTGGCGTCGAGGGCGGTGCGCCAGGCCGCCTCGTCGAAGCGGGCGCGCAGCCGGTAGGAGGTGGTGTTGTGGTAGACGCCGGTGCCGCCGCGCGACAGGCCGCTGTGGAAGACCATGCCGAGCTGGGTGCGGGTCATCGGGTAGGCGTCGTCGAGGCCGGGCGGCAGCAGGGCCCGGTCGGCGGCGGACAGCAGGTCGAACGCCCCGGGGCGGCTGCCTTGTCCGCGCGGAACGCGCACGGTGACGGTGCCGGCCAGGTTGCGGACGGTCTTCTTGTCCATCAGGTCGGTGAGCTTGAAGTCGAGCCCTGCCTCGCGGGCGCGGGCCAGCAGCTGAATGCTGCGGATGGAGTCGCCGCCCAGGGCGAAGTAGCCGTCGTCGATGCCGACGCGGCAGCCGAGCACCTCCTGCCACACCTCGACGAGGGCGCGTTCGACCTCAGTGCGCGGGGCGACGTACCGGGCGGCCGGCTCCCGGGCCGCCCGGGGTGCGGGCAGCGCGTCGCGGTCGACCTTTCCGTTGGCGGTCAGCGGGAGGGCGGGCAGTACGGTGCAGGAGGCCGGGACCATGTAGTCGGGCAGCAGCGCGGCCAGGTGGTCACGCAGCGCCCGCGCATCCGGGGCGTCGGCGCCCGGCGCGGCGGCGTAGGCGGCGAGGTAGGGATGGCCCGCGTCGTCGGTGCGCAGCAGCACGGCCGAGTCGACGACGGCGTCGTGGCTGCTCAACGCGGCCTCGATGTCGCCGAGTTCGATGCGGAAGCCGCGCAGTTTGACCTGCCGGTCGATGCGGCCGCAGTACTCCAGGTCGCCGTCGGGCAGCGGGCGCACCAGGTCGCCGGTGCGGTACAGCGGCCCGGTCGCGCCGCTGCCGGGCGGTGCGGGCACGAACCGCCGCGCGGTCAGCTCGGGTTGGTTCAGATAGCCGTCGGCCAGGCCCGCGCCGCCCACGTACAGCTCGCCGGGCACACCCGTGGGCACGGGGCGGCCGTGCCGGTCCAGGACGTACAGACGCAGGTCCGGGATGGGCCTGCCGATGACGCTGCCGCGGCCCTCGTCCAGGTCGCGCAGGGTGATCGGACGGTAGGTCACATGCACGGTCGTCTCGGTGATCCCGTACATGTTGACCAGGCGTGGCGAGCTGTCGCCGTGCCGCTCGAACCAGTCGCGCAGGGCGGGCAGGTCCAGGGCCTCGCCGCCGAAGACGACCAGGCGCAGCGCGAGCGGGCGCGGGGTGTCCCGGTCGGCCCGCATCAGCTGGTAGAACGCCGACGGTGTCTGGTTGAGCACGGTCACCCGCTGCGCGCTCAGCAGCCGGTGGAACTCCTCGGGGTCGCGGCTGGTCTCGTAGGGCACCACCACGAGCCGCCCGCCGTGGGTGAGGGCGCCCCAGATCTCCCACACCGAGAAGTCGAAGGCGTAGGAGTGGAACAGCGTCCACACGTCCGTCGGCCCGAAGCCGAACCAGGGCTCGGTCGCGGAGAACAGCCGGGCGATGTTGCGGTGCGGGATCAGGGTGCCCTTGGGGCGGCCGGTGGAGCCGGAGGTGTAGATGACGTACGCGAGATCGTCGGCGGTGACGCCGCTGTCCGGGGCGGTGCGCGGCCGCGCGGCGACGGCGGCGGCCTCGCGGGCCGGGTCGACGACGTGCAGGGAGAGCCCGTCCCACCAGCGCGGGACCCCGTCGCCGACGACCAGGGTGCGCACCCCGCTGTCGTCGGCCATGAAGCGCAGCCGGTCGGTGGGGTAGGCCGGGTCGAAAGGCACGTAGGCGCCGCCCGCCTTCACGACGGCCAGGAGCGCGACGAGGAGGTCGGCGGTGCGGCGCATGCTCAGCCCCACCAGGGTGCCGGGGCCGACGCCCGCCGCGCGCAGGTGGTGCGCCAACTGGTTGGCGTACGCCTCCAGTTCGGCGTACGTGAGGTGCGCGTCGCCGTCGGCCACGGCGATCGCGTCGGGGGTGCGGGCCGCCCAGTCGGCGAACCGCTCGTGACACAGCCGCGGCGCCGTACCCGT
Proteins encoded in this window:
- a CDS encoding amino acid adenylation domain-containing protein translates to MAADVPDGGSGEDCYVFPASRAQQRMYFLQELAGDASTYHVPLFFALTGEVDERALREAAQGLLDRHEALRTRFAVRDGELLQLISEKAELAWRVDEAAAADDDEEVARWLRRESARPFDLRTGPLFRVALLRRSRQASVLLLDMHHIVTDGWSSGILLRELSHGYARRIAGAEDDQQPPEVQYADYSTWQDEWLECAAALRQEEYWRGRLSGELPTLKLPTPRPRRQDVPDGAGSHVFALSDRAAQGLTELCARSGATPFMGLLAAFNVLLSRYTGDEDILVGTPIAGRNRDEFARTVGLFVNTTVLRTDLSGDPTFRELLDRVRDRVLEAHDHQDLPFERLVELAGAGRGPQSSPLFQVMFGMNRSGDLECTLPGVDVEWLPVTLSEAKFDLMLDATESPAGIECAFEYRADLFGAETIALLAEQYGVLLESVVADPDGPVSALRVLTDTELARQAYPSTASTGTAPRLCHERFADWAARTPDAIAVADGDAHLTYAELEAYANQLAHHLRAAGVGPGTLVGLSMRRTADLLVALLAVVKAGGAYVPFDPAYPTDRLRFMADDSGVRTLVVGDGVPRWWDGLSLHVVDPAREAAAVAARPRTAPDSGVTADDLAYVIYTSGSTGRPKGTLIPHRNIARLFSATEPWFGFGPTDVWTLFHSYAFDFSVWEIWGALTHGGRLVVVPYETSRDPEEFHRLLSAQRVTVLNQTPSAFYQLMRADRDTPRPLALRLVVFGGEALDLPALRDWFERHGDSSPRLVNMYGITETTVHVTYRPITLRDLDEGRGSVIGRPIPDLRLYVLDRHGRPVPTGVPGELYVGGAGLADGYLNQPELTARRFVPAPPGSGATGPLYRTGDLVRPLPDGDLEYCGRIDRQVKLRGFRIELGDIEAALSSHDAVVDSAVLLRTDDAGHPYLAAYAAAPGADAPDARALRDHLAALLPDYMVPASCTVLPALPLTANGKVDRDALPAPRAAREPAARYVAPRTEVERALVEVWQEVLGCRVGIDDGYFALGGDSIRSIQLLARAREAGLDFKLTDLMDKKTVRNLAGTVTVRVPRGQGSRPGAFDLLSAADRALLPPGLDDAYPMTRTQLGMVFHSGLSRGGTGVYHNTTSYRLRARFDEAAWRTALDATIGRHDILRTSFDLHTCSVPVQVVHHRVSAPVTFEDLTHLTDARQQAAVDRRAAQEQAEPFDGQRAPLIRFHVQRLSDDTQQLFITEHHAILDGWSERSLFTELLTRYAAALTGALAPGVAPPAARFRDYVALEAAALADEDSAAYWRRELADAASTRLPRPVRAIGQDRDSDMRFAEAPVAPEVTAALTALAARLDVPLRTVLLAAHLRVMGLLGGSDDVVTGVVHNGRGEDRDAELTLGVFLNTLPFRSRSTGGSWIDLIERTARQDIDIQPHRRFPLQEIMRLHDGAELFEHFFNFTHFHVENTGTYDGAVDVLDAQGEAPTNFPFGAEFALASGDGDLTLGLRYDAARFDDDQITAFHGHYAAALAAMAHSPHSPYLDADLLSPAEHALIASWNATERDYSDRPHLLHSLVAEQVRLRPEEIAVRHDGAELSYRALDERAARLAAALREHGVARGTFVGVLLERSLDLSVALLAVLKAGAAYVPLDVEHPDRRIRQVVDAAGLTVVVTDAAGADRFAAVPGPTVVAPDAVPADTVREETGRTPDDPAYMIFTSGSTGTPKGVVVSHRAICNRLLWMQQEYRLVAGERVLHKTPYTFDVSVWELFWPLLAGATVVHARPGGHRDPAHLAELIVAEHITTVHFVPSMLQAFVEEPAARRCTGLTRVVCSGEALPHDLQTRFFAVLDAELHNLYGPTEAAVDVTAWHCRDDGRAVVPIGRPIANMRTHVLDPRGRTVPVGVTGELHLSGVGLADGYHGRPDLTERAFVTHTDRTGVRRRMYRTGDLARLLPDGTLEYRGRTDSQIKLRGVRIELQEIEAVLAAHPAVAECAVALRGQRLVGYVVPAAGADLDPADDAAAHLAQRLPAPMVPTAWVRLDAMPLTGSGKLDRAALPQPPATERPQGHRVAPRDPHEERLVRLWQRLLDTQDVGVHDDFFALGGHSLTAVRLVALVNAEFGAALRVSAVLEHPTIARQAALLRRHRDPAGGAAAPVVTLRGHGRRTPLFLVHPVGGGVTCYRDLAAALDDEQPVYALPAPGLDDADALPASVAELAERCLRAVLAVRPDGPYALAGWSFGGLVAQEMACRLHEHGTPATVLALIDTGFPTAAPPEPDLLRDFAVDVLSSAGRAADAALLAQLAAHAAAARTDAAVETLARHLDTPRPDDGPGGLTAPQLARRYAVFRNNRLLAAAHRPRPYPGAVRFYQGTDAAAGHEATRWAPSWQGPAVVRELHAGHYDIVRPPHVKAVADDLGTALTTRQQETPA